In Mycolicibacterium mucogenicum DSM 44124, the following are encoded in one genomic region:
- a CDS encoding polysaccharide biosynthesis tyrosine autokinase, translating into MKLQDFLKLMRARWITVCASIVVAVVGAIAVTWATTPLYQASTQLFVSASASGTATDINQGNLFSQQRVISYAQLLMGKTLAQRTVDKLKLGIPAAELQSKVKATVKPNTVLINVDVLDASPVQAAEIANALSDEFVNMVRELETPEHGVQPDARVVVEQRASVPERPVVPDIVENILIGLGVGILLGIVLAVARHVLDNTLKGRESVEEIAGAGMVGGIPLDKQCVRQPAISFAKDNSPIAEAFRKLRTNLSFLAVDNPPRVIVVTSSVAGEGKSTTAINIALALAEGEQNVVLVDGDMRRPSVAKLLGVDGPVGLSTVLSGAVSLDEALQKTRFDRLSVLSAGAIPPNPSELLGSQVASKLLAELRAQFDYVIIDSSPLLAVTDGAILAAHSDGAIMLARYGRTRREQMAHAVSNLQAVGATLLGVVLTMVPTRGDKAYAYAYGYYGDSKPE; encoded by the coding sequence TTGAAGCTGCAAGACTTTCTCAAGCTGATGCGCGCGCGATGGATTACGGTCTGCGCCTCGATCGTGGTTGCAGTCGTCGGCGCAATCGCAGTCACTTGGGCGACGACTCCTCTCTACCAGGCGTCTACCCAACTCTTTGTCTCCGCATCGGCGAGTGGAACCGCGACTGACATAAACCAGGGAAACCTGTTTTCTCAGCAGCGGGTGATTTCGTATGCGCAATTGCTCATGGGCAAAACGCTCGCTCAGCGCACTGTCGACAAACTCAAGCTCGGAATTCCGGCCGCGGAGCTTCAGAGCAAGGTCAAAGCAACTGTGAAGCCGAATACGGTGCTGATCAACGTTGACGTGCTTGACGCCTCCCCGGTTCAGGCCGCTGAGATCGCCAACGCTTTGTCCGACGAGTTTGTCAACATGGTTCGTGAGCTGGAAACGCCGGAGCACGGTGTCCAACCGGATGCTCGTGTCGTCGTCGAACAGCGGGCATCAGTGCCCGAACGTCCCGTGGTGCCGGATATCGTTGAGAATATTCTCATCGGGCTTGGTGTCGGTATCTTGCTCGGAATCGTGCTTGCGGTGGCTCGCCATGTTTTGGACAACACACTCAAGGGCCGCGAGTCGGTGGAGGAGATCGCCGGGGCGGGCATGGTTGGTGGAATTCCGCTCGACAAGCAGTGCGTCAGGCAACCAGCTATTTCATTCGCAAAAGACAATTCGCCGATTGCGGAGGCATTCCGCAAATTGCGTACGAACCTGAGCTTTCTTGCGGTCGACAACCCGCCTCGGGTGATCGTCGTGACCAGTTCCGTTGCTGGCGAAGGGAAATCGACAACGGCCATCAACATCGCATTGGCCCTTGCCGAGGGCGAACAGAATGTTGTTCTGGTTGATGGAGACATGCGCAGGCCATCGGTGGCCAAGTTGCTCGGCGTGGACGGGCCCGTGGGCCTCAGTACCGTGCTCAGCGGTGCCGTATCGCTCGATGAGGCGCTGCAGAAGACGCGGTTCGACAGGTTGAGTGTGTTGAGCGCCGGCGCCATTCCGCCGAATCCCAGCGAATTGCTGGGTTCACAGGTCGCCAGCAAGCTGCTGGCCGAGCTCCGAGCGCAGTTCGACTACGTGATCATTGACTCGTCGCCGTTGCTGGCAGTGACGGACGGGGCGATACTTGCGGCACATTCCGACGGTGCGATTATGTTAGCGCGTTACGGCCGGACCAGGCGTGAGCAGATGGCGCATGCCGTGAGCAATCTCCAAGCGGTTGGTGCAACGCTGCTCGGGGTCGTCCTGACTATGGTTCCGACCCGCGGAGACAAGGCGTACGCCTACGCTTACGGTTACTACGGGGATAGCAAGCCCGAATAG
- a CDS encoding DUF4012 domain-containing protein — MAGLHDTAGAHDGDVRSRRRLLLKGAGGLFLGVLVGLLAWLALEARVVKENLEQARSEAVQTKEALSNGKVEAAAQHAGAVQAHARKADDAAHSIPWKLAGKLPWIGSPFVTGQQISNVVLGFANDVLEPSAHVGLALSPDRLFDGSRLDVQLLRSEEPTIRKLAADAGRLDAEASAIATPAYLSEVADARSKLQAQISSISRVLQTTALAARLAPSMMGADGPTTYFMGFQTNAEARGTGGIIGGFGILHFDNGSPTVETLGANTALEGPFRAFDLGVEYAAQYGYTNPTTDIRNSNLSSNFPYAAQIWKSMWAQESGVNVDGVIAIDPVALSYILGAIGPVRLSDGEEVSKDNVVRLTESTAYDRFPTDQVARKKYLQDIAAEVVKKMTRSVQSPRELLAALGKAIGERRIAAWSASEANQKLLAATPLAHEIPDDSAPYAELVLNNLAGNKMDYYLKRQITYTGDRCGQGMRNTTVTMKLTSDAPTVPLPEYVAGALGLSRDVPIKMPSGSMMTSVRLIATKGAVLQSAFANNQQIPVFSGVERGHPTFEVQVVIPPRLSGELIFHLSEPASPGAPRVPVQPLADPVTPDIRVPECN; from the coding sequence ATGGCTGGATTGCATGATACGGCTGGGGCTCACGATGGCGACGTTCGCTCCCGGCGACGCCTTCTGCTGAAGGGTGCGGGCGGGCTCTTCCTCGGAGTGCTGGTGGGACTGCTGGCTTGGCTGGCGCTTGAGGCACGCGTGGTGAAAGAGAATCTGGAGCAGGCCCGATCTGAGGCCGTTCAGACAAAAGAAGCCCTTTCGAACGGGAAGGTCGAGGCAGCGGCCCAGCATGCAGGCGCTGTCCAAGCGCATGCACGTAAGGCCGACGACGCTGCGCACTCCATTCCTTGGAAGCTTGCGGGCAAGCTGCCCTGGATCGGCTCCCCGTTTGTGACAGGCCAACAGATTTCGAACGTCGTTCTCGGGTTCGCGAATGATGTCCTTGAGCCGTCCGCGCATGTCGGGTTGGCCCTCTCGCCCGACCGACTGTTCGACGGCAGCCGCCTGGACGTCCAATTGCTCCGCAGTGAGGAGCCCACCATCCGCAAGCTCGCCGCTGATGCGGGTCGATTGGACGCGGAGGCGAGCGCCATAGCGACGCCTGCGTACCTCTCGGAGGTCGCAGATGCGAGGTCCAAACTCCAGGCTCAGATCTCCAGCATCTCGCGAGTTCTGCAGACCACGGCTCTCGCTGCGCGACTGGCTCCGTCCATGATGGGAGCTGACGGCCCGACAACCTATTTCATGGGTTTCCAGACGAATGCCGAAGCTCGCGGCACTGGCGGCATTATTGGCGGATTCGGGATTCTGCACTTCGACAATGGCTCGCCGACCGTGGAGACGCTTGGAGCGAACACTGCTTTGGAGGGCCCGTTCCGCGCATTCGATCTCGGTGTCGAGTATGCGGCGCAATACGGATATACCAATCCGACCACCGATATTCGGAACAGCAATCTCAGCTCAAATTTTCCTTACGCAGCGCAAATTTGGAAGTCGATGTGGGCGCAAGAATCTGGCGTGAATGTCGATGGTGTGATAGCCATCGACCCGGTCGCATTGAGCTATATCTTGGGCGCCATTGGCCCCGTCCGGCTATCGGATGGTGAAGAAGTCAGCAAGGACAATGTCGTCAGATTGACGGAATCCACCGCCTACGACCGTTTTCCGACCGATCAGGTTGCACGTAAGAAGTACCTGCAGGACATCGCAGCGGAAGTTGTGAAGAAGATGACTCGGTCTGTGCAATCGCCGCGGGAATTGCTCGCAGCACTGGGTAAAGCCATCGGCGAACGTCGCATTGCTGCGTGGTCTGCCTCGGAAGCAAATCAGAAACTCCTCGCCGCGACGCCACTGGCGCACGAGATTCCCGATGATTCGGCTCCGTACGCTGAGTTGGTGCTCAACAACCTGGCGGGCAACAAGATGGATTACTACCTGAAGAGGCAGATAACCTACACGGGCGACCGTTGCGGCCAAGGGATGCGCAACACCACCGTCACCATGAAGTTGACGAGTGATGCGCCGACGGTGCCGCTGCCGGAGTACGTTGCCGGTGCGCTCGGGCTTAGCCGCGATGTGCCGATCAAGATGCCGAGTGGTTCGATGATGACGTCTGTCCGTCTCATTGCGACGAAGGGCGCGGTATTGCAGAGCGCGTTCGCCAACAACCAGCAGATACCTGTCTTCAGCGGTGTCGAGCGTGGACATCCAACGTTTGAGGTCCAGGTTGTCATCCCGCCGAGGCTCTCCGGAGAGCTGATATTCCACCTGTCTGAGCCTGCGTCGCCCGGTGCACCTCGGGTCCCGGTCCAGCCTTTGGCGGATCCTGTTACGCCTGACATCCGCGTGCCGGAATGCAACTAG